In Corvus cornix cornix isolate S_Up_H32 chromosome 9, ASM73873v5, whole genome shotgun sequence, the genomic stretch GGCGGAGCAGTCTCAAGGGATGGTGCTGACCACGCTGCCCTCCAGTGGGGGGGATTTTGGAAATACAAGCAAGTGGGCAAGTGCTTTTTAATAGTTTGATGATGATCACTGTGGTTACTTGCAATTCCCAAGCAATCTGCTAGATGGCATGATGTAATAAtagtaacaacaacaacaacgaTAATTATCTACTGGTTTAATTGATCCAAATTCTAGAAATGATTTGTCAAATAATTCAGGCAGGTGTTCACATATTTTACTGCACGAGTACGTACTGTCCCACTTTTGTCGAACATTTATCCAAACCCCGATGAAGTGCCATTATCTGCAGCACTggaatttctgttctttctggcAATGATATGATACATGACACAAGAAGCTATAGTAACTAACAACACAGAGACCAACTTTCTCATTATGTCTGTGAGTGTACTCAGCAACAAGAAATTACAAGACAACTTCTTGTTCTTCGGCTGCTGCATATAAATATGGAGCAAAGGATTACTCATACATAATAACTAGTATTTGCTGCAGGCCCTTCATCTCTCAGGGCCGGACTAACCAAACCAAAGGAAAGATCATGTTGCAAGAGCGGGACTTGTCCATGGCACACCCTGGCCGGGCAGGCAGCTGAGGCTGGGGCTCTCCCGGCCGTGGGATCTCCCAGAGCATATGGTCCCGCAGTGGCCTTGGGATTTTTATCGGTTTAAGGGGGTTTTGGGCAGACGGATCCCGGGCGGTGCCCTCTCCACTCTCCCCGCCGGTGCTGAcgaaagctgcaggaaagcgCTATGGCCCCCACCCTCCGAATGTGGCCGTGGGGAGCGCCGTGGGGAGCGCCGTGGGGCGCACGGGGGTCCCCGCGCTTCCGCGCCAGCGCCGGCACCGGCGGGTGTGCCCCGCTGGGGGCCGCGCTCCGCTGCGAACGGGGAGGGGACAGTGGCTGCCCGGCCGGGCTGGCACCGCCCCGTGCCCGCCCCGTGCCCGCCCCacggcgcggcggggccggggccggggccggggccggggcgccgcggcgggcggcgcagagcggcggcggcgggcgggcggcgagCAGCGAGCCGCCGGCTCGGCGGGCCCGGGCAGCGGGCGCTCCGCCCTCGGTGCGCGGAGCCTCCCTCTCCGCGCCCGCGGAGCGCGGCGCCCGCCTATATCTACGGCCGCGGCGGCCCGGCGCCCGCAAGGATGTGAGGCGGGCGGGCAGcccagccgccgccgccgtggCATGCCCCCCCGCGCCCGGAGCCGTCGGCGCGGCGCCTAGCCGCGGCTCCGCGGGGCCATGCTGCCCTGGAAGCGGAGCAAGGTGGAGCTGGCGGCGGGCGAGGCGCGGCGGCAGAGCAAGCCCAAGGGGTACGCGGTGAGCGTGCACTACTCGGCGCTCACCTCGCTGGCCCGCGCCTGCCCCGAGAGCGCCCTGCACCGCGTGGGCAGCATGTTCCGCTCCAAGCGGCGGAAATTCCGCGTCACCAGCGAAGACCCCACGTACACTGTGCTCTACCTGGGCAACGCCACCACCATCCAGTCCAAAGGTGAGGGCTGCACCGACCTGGCCGTCTGCAAGATTTGGAGCAAGAGCGAGGCGGGCCGGCAGGGCACCAAGATGAAGCTGACCATCAGCGCACAGGGCATCCGCATGGCCCACGCCGAGGACAAGGGGCTGCGCCGGCCCGGTCACCTCTACTTGCTGCACCGGGTCACCTACTGCGTGGCCGACCCGCGCCTGCCCCGTGTCTTCGCCTGGATCTACCGCCACGAGCTGAAGCACAAGGCGGTGATGCTGCGCTGCCACGCCGTGCTGGTCTCCAAGCCTGAGAAGGCGAAGGCCATGGCCCTGCTGCTCTACCAGACTTCGGCCACGGCACTGGCGGAGTTCCGCCGGCTGAAGAAGCGGGACGACGCgcggcaccagcagcagcagctggtgggcGAGCAGAGCATCCCGCTGGTGCCGCTGCGCAAGCTGCTCAACGGGCAGTGCTGCTACAAGCCGccggtggagcggagccgcagCGCGCCCAAGCTGGGCTCCATCACGGAGGACCTACTGGGCGAGGAGCAGGAAGAGCGGGCCATGCACTGCGACTGCGAAGACATTCTGGAAGCGCTGGGCGAGCCCGAGGGAGAGCTGCTGCGCCCCGGCAGCGGCCGCGGcgagagcccagagctgggccaGCTCCTCCGCGACCTGGGCGAGCTCAGCCTGGGCAACGACCTGCGCTCGCTGCGCGCCGACCTGCGCGTCCGCCGCCTGCTTTCCGGGGAGAGCACGGGCAGCGAGTCCTCCCTGGAGAGCGGCGGCACGGAcggggccgccccgcccgggAGCGACGCCGAGCAGCCGCCCCCGGAGACCCCGAGACCGGCTGAGCACTCGAGCCCTTTCGGGCGTGCCGCCGAGGCGCACCGGGTGCCCTCCGGGAATGCACGGCCCTGCCGGGGCATACCGATTCCTTCTGACCCCTCCGGGAGTTCTCGGTCCCTGCCGGGCGTGCACGGCCCCAGCGGGGCGTACCGGGTACCCTCCGGGAATGCACGGTCCCTTCCGGGCGTGAGCGGCGCCGCAGGGGCGCACCGGGTTCCCTCCGGGAATGCGCGGCCCCGCCGGGTCGCACCGGGTTCCTTCCGGCCTCTCCTGGAATGCACGGTTCCTTCCGGGCGTGCACGGCCCCACCGGGGCGCACCGGACCCTCCGGCCCCGCCGGTTCCCCGCGGTGCCCTCGCGTCCCGCAGCATCCCGGGGAGCGGCCGCCACTCCCGTGCCGGTGCCGGTGGCTGCCGGAGCCGGGCCCCAACTCGCCGTGGCCCGAGGAGGGGAGGCGGCCGCGGGCTGTTTACCTCCGGCTCAGCCCTTGAAGATCTGCCAAATTCCTGGAATAGCTTTCCCCGGGGAGGGCGGCGGGAGGGAGGTGTTGCGCCTTGTTTACAGTCAGAAATCTCACATCCGAGAGGGCCCCCCGCTGTTTTCTCCATTAAAGTCACTCCATCGTGCTGTCGTGTCCGAGAGGTTTGCACTGTTGTGAagttggggttttatttttattattattttaaagttagaCCTTTTTTTTGGGCCTCGGTCCTGTCCCCGGTCTCAATGCTCTAGATCTTTTGCTGTGCAAAAGAAGACTACTTGTGGCTGTTCACCTGTACATAGGGAAATGTATGCAAGtacattttgttatttttaagaacaCCACCATTGCGATCTCCTCTGTTTGCACatatgtgaagaaaataaagataatgGTAACTTAAAAGAAACTGGGGTCACTGTGGCAATTTGGCCTCTGTGTGTGGATTCCTGTAAGGAGTTGGGGGGGAGAGATCCCTTGGGATGTGTTATAGGTGCAGGAGAGCACTGCACAAAAAGGTGGTTTCAAGCATCAAGCGTGATTCCCAAGCTGGCTGGGAATGTTACATTACGGGGAAACACACTGGGCGCTTAAGGACTCTTACAAGACACAGGGATGaggttttctctctgcagcctctAACCATGGGCAGGAAAGTGCGAGAAACCTCGTCAGGGTACTCTGGCTGGGTCCTAGTCTGAGGAAACCAAACTGTGGGGCCCTGAGGCTTCCCTGGGGTGATCTGTCCCTCGCCTGGGCACTGGGGATACCGCACAGCTCTCATGTCGTCTGCatccaggtgctgcagctggtcCCTCGCTGCTCACAGTGCCAGCCTGAGACAATTTCATAACCTCACCCAGGGTAAGCAGCGAAGTTGATTAGCCACGGGACTGCCGCGGTATTTTTAGCTGTAAATCTGTTTGTAAGTGGCaggctcccagggcaggagagATGTTCCGGTTTCATTTGTCCCCAAGTGGAGGTATCAATTAAGAGGTAATTAATCTGGCATTTCTGATGTCTAAATGTTTT encodes the following:
- the FAM43A gene encoding protein FAM43A, which translates into the protein MLPWKRSKVELAAGEARRQSKPKGYAVSVHYSALTSLARACPESALHRVGSMFRSKRRKFRVTSEDPTYTVLYLGNATTIQSKGEGCTDLAVCKIWSKSEAGRQGTKMKLTISAQGIRMAHAEDKGLRRPGHLYLLHRVTYCVADPRLPRVFAWIYRHELKHKAVMLRCHAVLVSKPEKAKAMALLLYQTSATALAEFRRLKKRDDARHQQQQLVGEQSIPLVPLRKLLNGQCCYKPPVERSRSAPKLGSITEDLLGEEQEERAMHCDCEDILEALGEPEGELLRPGSGRGESPELGQLLRDLGELSLGNDLRSLRADLRVRRLLSGESTGSESSLESGGTDGAAPPGSDAEQPPPETPRPAEHSSPFGRAAEAHRVPSGNARPCRGIPIPSDPSGSSRSLPGVHGPSGAYRVPSGNARSLPGVSGAAGAHRVPSGNARPRRVAPGSFRPLLECTVPSGRARPHRGAPDPPAPPVPRGALASRSIPGSGRHSRAGAGGCRSRAPTRRGPRRGGGRGLFTSGSALEDLPNSWNSFPRGGRREGGVAPCLQSEISHPRGPPAVFSIKVTPSCCRVREVCTVVKLGFYFYYYFKVRPFFWASVLSPVSML